A genomic window from Octopus sinensis unplaced genomic scaffold, ASM634580v1 Contig13674, whole genome shotgun sequence includes:
- the LOC115229831 gene encoding hydroxymethylglutaryl-CoA synthase, cytoplasmic-like has protein sequence MPVNRTNLGIVSMSAYVPKLYVGQDDLERLDGVSTGRYTIGIGQSQMAFCSDREDVVSLAMNAVDKLMRTCKIDYKDIGRLEVGTESIVDKCKSVKSYLMALFAESGNRNVEGVDCINACYGGTAALFNSINWLESSAWDGHVLCHVGRSEICLGRDGRHCCVLLGECSLYGRGGGRGCAFGPQCCHCPRE, from the coding sequence ATGCCTGTCAATCGCACAAATCTCGGAATAGTGTCAATGAGCGCCTATGTTCCCAAGTTGTACGTAGGCCAGGATGACCTCGAGCGACTGGACGGAGTCTCCACCGGGAGATACACAATCGGAATAGGCCAATCACAAATGGCATTCTGCAGCGACCGGGAAGACGTGGTCTCTCTGGCCATGAACGCTGTGGACAAACTAATGAGGACGTGCAAAATAGACTACAAAGACATTGGAAGACTGGAAGTGGGGACCGAATCAATCGTGGACAAGTGCAAGTCCGTGAAGAGTTACCTGATGGCTCTCTTTGCCGAAAGTGGCAACCGAAACGTGGAAGGAGTGGACTGCATAAATGCCTGCTATGGCGGGACTGCTGCTCTTTTCAATTCTATTAATTGGCTCGAGTCATCTGCCTGGGATGGTCACGTGTTATGTCACGTGGGTAGGTCGGAGATATGCCTTGGTCGTGATGGTCGACATTGCTGTGTACTCCTCGGGGAATGCTCGTTGTACGGGCGGGGCGGGGGCCGTGGCTGTGCTTTTGGGCCCCAATGCTGCCATTGTCCTCGAGAATAG